A genomic region of Strigops habroptila isolate Jane chromosome 20, bStrHab1.2.pri, whole genome shotgun sequence contains the following coding sequences:
- the SPPL2B gene encoding signal peptide peptidase-like 2B isoform X5, giving the protein MAARRPRLRVWLLLQLLPQVYCEYGMVHVLSEMPGSKGKDYCILFNSQWAHLPQDLGKASLLELQNQTASVLCSSSDVPHGGFNNQIPMVMRGNCTFYEKVRLAQINGARGLLIVSKERLVPPGGNRSQYEEIDIPVALLSYNDMLDIRKNFGTHVRGALYAPNEPVLDYNMVIIFVMAVGTVAIGGYWAGSRDVKKRYMKHKRDDGTEKHDDETVDVTPIMICVFVVMCCSMLILLYFFYDHLVYVIIGIFCLAASIGLYSCLSPFVRRFPLGKCRIPNNNLPYFHKRPQVRMLLLAVFCISVSVVWGVFRNEDQWAWVLQDALGIAFCLYMLKTIRLPTFKACTLLLLVLFVYDVFFVFITPFLTRSGESIMVEVAAGPTDSSTHEKLPMVLKVPRLNSSPLALCDRPFSLLGFGDILVPGLLVAYCHRFDIQVQSSRVYFVACTIERPTSASLGDSSCQLP; this is encoded by the exons ATGGCGGCGCGGCGGCCCCGGCTGCGTgtctggctgctcctgcagctcctgccgCAG GTGTACTGTGAGTATGGGATGGTACATGTCCTTTCAGAAATGCCgggcagcaaaggaaaagactACTGTATCCTCTTCAACTCTCAGTGGGCCCATTTGCCACAGGATCTGGGTAAAGCT tcacTCTTGGAACTGCAGAATCAGACAGCATCTGTTTTGTGTTCTTCTTCTGATGTACCTCATGGGGGATTTAATAATCAAATCCCCATGGTGATGCGAGGGAATTGCACCTTCTATGAGAAAGTGAGGCTTGCTCAGATAAATGGAGCTCGTGGGCTGCTGATTGTTAGTAAGGAGAGACTG GTTCCTCCTGGGGGTAACAGGAGTCAATATGAAGAGATTGATATTCCTGTGGCTCTGCTCAGCTATAATGATATGTTAGATATTCGCAAG AATTTTGGCACCCATGTGAGAGGGGCGCTGTATGCACCAAATGAGCCTGTGCTGGACTATAACATGGTGATTATATTTGTCATGGCTGTGGGGACTGTTGCAATTGGAGGCTActgggcaggaagcagagatgttAAAAA GCGGTACATGAAGCACAAACGTGATGATGGCACAGAGAAACACGATGATGAAACAGTTGACGTGACTCCCATAATGATCTGTGTGTTTGTAGTGATGTGCTGCTCAATGCTGATCctcctttatttcttctatgACCACTTAG tctATGTTATCATAGGAATATTCTGCCTGGCTGCCTCAATTGGTCTTTACAGCTGTCTGTCACCCTTTGTAAGAAGATTCCCCTTGGGAAAGTGCAG aatcCCAAACAACAACTTGCCTTATTTCCACAAGCGGCCACAGGTCCGGATGTTGCTGCTGGCAGTATTTTGTATCTCTGTCAGTGTAGTCTGGGGAGTCTTCAGAAATGAAGATCA gTGGGCCTGGGTTCTGCAAGATGCTTTAGGAattgctttctgtctttataTGTTGAAAACAATTCGCCTGCCTACATTTAAG GCTTGTACCTTGCTCCTCCTGGTTCTTTTTGTGTATGATGTATTCTTTGTATTTATCACACCTTTTCTAACAAGG tctGGGGAGAGTATAATGGTGGAGGTGGCTGCAGGTCCGACTGATTCTTCCACTCATGAAAAG CTCCCAATGGTCCTGAAGGTTCCACGCCTGAACTCCTCACCCTTGGCTCTGTGTGACAGGCCTTTTTCTCTTCTAGGATTTGGAGACATTTTAGTTCCAG
- the LSM7 gene encoding U6 snRNA-associated Sm-like protein LSm7 isoform X2: protein MASGGGGGGSKMADKEKKKKESILDLSKYIDKTIRVKFQASGVLKGFDPLLNLVLDGTIEYMRDPDDQYKLTEDTRQLGLVVCRGTSVVLICPQDGMEAIPNPFIQQQDG, encoded by the exons ATGGCGagtggcggcggcggcggcgggagcaaGATGGCG GataaggagaagaagaagaaggagagtATTTTGGACCTGTCTAAATACATCGACAAAACAATCCGAGTGAAGTTCCAAG CAAGTGGTGTCTTGAAAGGATTTGACCCTCTTCTGAACCTTGTGCTTGATGGTACCATTGAATACATGCGAG atcCAGATGATCAGTACAAATTAACAGAAGACACACGTCAGCTGGGACTTGTGGTCTGCAGAGGGACTTCTGTGGTTCTTATTTGCCCACAGGATGGGATGGAAGCTATTCCAAACCCTTTCATTCAGCAGCAAGATGGCTAg
- the LSM7 gene encoding U6 snRNA-associated Sm-like protein LSm7 isoform X1: protein MASGGGGGGSKMADKEKKKKESILDLSKYIDKTIRVKFQGGREASGVLKGFDPLLNLVLDGTIEYMRDPDDQYKLTEDTRQLGLVVCRGTSVVLICPQDGMEAIPNPFIQQQDG, encoded by the exons ATGGCGagtggcggcggcggcggcgggagcaaGATGGCG GataaggagaagaagaagaaggagagtATTTTGGACCTGTCTAAATACATCGACAAAACAATCCGAGTGAAGTTCCAAGGTGGGAGAGAAG CAAGTGGTGTCTTGAAAGGATTTGACCCTCTTCTGAACCTTGTGCTTGATGGTACCATTGAATACATGCGAG atcCAGATGATCAGTACAAATTAACAGAAGACACACGTCAGCTGGGACTTGTGGTCTGCAGAGGGACTTCTGTGGTTCTTATTTGCCCACAGGATGGGATGGAAGCTATTCCAAACCCTTTCATTCAGCAGCAAGATGGCTAg
- the LOC115618256 gene encoding kelch-like protein 24, translating to MSKGCVKAELILTAWQSRSMEPAQEPEELGPQTETVADTVLEVGGSLFQVSRRALSAHSRYFEAMFFGGARESSEHHIVIRGIDAVPFQALLEFTRTAQVLIQQENVTSLLETADFFQFDRVKLLCEKFLERELHVSNCLGLMTYSQQFAFIELYASAMNVALTHWGEVMCQEEFKALPKEMLLQLLQSDDLFVSREDVVFDSVMRWIMEDPATREEDFLDLVGHVRVTFLSLSFLDFLVKRSKCSGEADAFSSLIKKLDRCPPPSWQNTELCPHAGRSYDTLYVLGGKHDKDQQELFLFHPKTGTWQACSPLQRRNLTQYAVAAVGSFLFVTGGYFRDEFVWYSVDWVLTYNCLDNSWLEGPAMKKSRNSHCAVGAGLYLYVLGGSTDEGIIPAVERMALVDSEWESMSPMAQPVERGDAVSLGTRIYVVCGLDENGHVYDGVQRLNTETDSWDVISFSPLPRYDLCITSLNGALYTIGGGAFRFDVETDEWTRVDEECLTHKFFMGCSTVNGRIYLVGQRKGNGALPIVVLFDPYTDVCQVIDNKLPCPLPIHGCVSVRRFDTWA from the exons ATGAGTAAAGGCTGTGTAAAGGCTGAGTTAATTTTAACTGCCTGGCAGTCAAGAAGCATGGAGCCTGCACAAGAACCAGAGGAGCTGGGACCTCAGACAGAAACGGTTGCAGACACAGTTCTTGAGGTTGGAGGGAGCCTCTTCCAGGTCAGCCGCAGGGCACTTTCCGCACACAGTCGTTATTTTGAAGCCATGTTTTTTGGGGGAGCACGAGAGAGCTCTGAGCACCACATAGTGATCAGAGGGATTGATGCAGTGCCCTTCCAGGCGCTGCTTGAGTTTACTCGCACAGCCCAAGTGCTTATACAGCAAGAAAATGTGACCAGCTTACTGGAAACAGCTGATTTCTTTCAGTTCGACAGAGTGAAGCTGTTGTGCGAGAAGTTTCTGGAGAGAGAGCTGCATGTTTCCAACTGCCTGGGCCTGATGACCTACTCGCAGCAATTTGCCTTTATAGAGCTCTATGCCTCTGCTATGAACGTGGCTCTCACTCACTGGGGGGAGGTGATGTGCCAGGAAGAATTTAAGGCACTACccaaagaaatgctgctgcagctcctaCAAAGCGATGACCTCTTCGTTTCACGAGAAGATGTGGTTTTTGACAGTGTTATGAGGTGGATCATGGAGGACCCAGCAACAAGAGAGGAAGACTTCCTGGATTTGGTGGGCCACGTCAGGGTCACTTTTCTGAGTCTGTCCTTCCTCGATTTCCTGGTGAAGCGCAGCAAGTGCTCTGGGGAGGCAGATGCCTTCTCCAGCCTCATCAAGAAGTTAGACCGCTGTCCTCCACCCAGCTGGCAAAATACAGAACTGTGTCCTCATGCAGGTCGGAGCTATGACACCTTATACGTCCTGGGAGGAAAGCATGACAAGGATCAGCaagaattatttctctttcaccCTAAAACAGGGACCTGGCAGGCTTGTTCTCCACTGCAGCGCAGGAACCTCACCCAGTATGCAGTGGCAGCAGTAG GGAGCTTCTTGTTTGTGACAGGAGGATATTTCCGGGATGAGTTTGTATGGTATAGTGTGGATTGGGTTCTTACCTACAACTGCTTGGACAATAGCTGGCTGGAAGGCCCTGCCATGAAGAAGTCCCGCAATAGCCATTGTGCAGTAGGAGCAGGGCTCTACCTGTATGTGCTTGGAGGGAGCACAGATGAAGGGATAATCCCAGCAGTGGAGCGCATGGCTTTGGTGGACTCAGAGTGGGAAAGCATGAGTCCTATGGCTCAGCCTGTGGAGAGGGGAGATGCGGTCAGCTTGGGAACCAGGATCTATGTGGTCTGTGGCCTGGATGAAAATGGACATGTCTATGATGGAGTACAACGGCTGAACACAGAGACAGACAGCTGGGATGTCATCTCATTCTCCCCACTTCCAAG GTATGATCTCTGCATCACATCACTAAATGGTGCTCTATACACCATAGGAGGAGGAGCTTTTCGATTCGATGTGGAGACAGATGAATGGACCCGGGTGGATGAGGAATGCTTGACCCACAAGTTCTTCATGGGATGCAGCACTGTGAACGGACGCATTTATCTCGTTGGACAGAGGAAGGGGAATGGTGCCCTCCCCATCGTAGTCCTCTTTGATCCCTACACTGATGTGTGCCAGGTCATCGATAACAAACTCCCTTGTCCCCTTCCTATTCATGGATGTGTCTCTGTGCGAAGATTTGATACATGGGCATGA